The Acomys russatus chromosome 3, mAcoRus1.1, whole genome shotgun sequence genome has a window encoding:
- the Rnase2 gene encoding non-secretory ribonuclease, which translates to MVLKRLESRLCLLLLLLLLGLVLLVVSVQIPPNLTPSQWFAIQHLYNKAYPRCNAAMRVVNSYTGRCKNRNTFLYTSFIGVVHVCANPNTACNTGHTNCHNSSSRVSITYCNLTTPAKNYTQCRYQMTGGMKFYRVACNNRTPQDNTTYPVVPVHLDGIF; encoded by the coding sequence ATGGTTCTGAAGCGGCTTGAGTCCCGACtatgcctcctgctgctgctgctgctgctgggacttGTCCTATTGGTTGTCTCAGTCCAGATTCCACCCAATTTAACCCCTTCCCAGTGGTTTGCAATCCAGCATCTATATAACAAGGCTTACCCTCGATGCAATGCCGCAATGCGAGTAGTTAACAGTTATACAGGAAGATGCAAGAACAGAAATACTTTCCTATATACAAGTTTCATTGGtgttgttcatgtgtgtgccaaTCCAAATACTGCCTGCAATACCGGGCATACAAATTGTCATAATAGTTCATCTCGGGTATCTATAACTTACTGTAACCTCACAACTCCAGCCAAAAATTATACCCAATGCAGATACCAAATGACAGGAGGAATGAAGTTCTACAGAGTTGCATGTAACAACAGAACTCCACAGGACAACACGACCTACCCAGTGGTTCCGGTTCACTTGGATGGGATATTTTAG